Proteins encoded within one genomic window of uncultured Draconibacterium sp.:
- a CDS encoding alanine/glycine:cation symporter family protein, translated as MFENIGELIIKISDGIWGAPILILLLGGGFYFLVYSRLAPLRYIGHAISILTGKYDDPNEAGQLRHYQALSTALAGTVGMGNVSGVAVAITMGGPGAIFWMWVSALLGVSTKFFTCSLAVMFRGKDDAGEIQGGPMYYITEGLGKNWRPIAVFFAIMAMIGVSPLFQANQLTQMVRDVILVPNEIEGSFMSNILTGIVISILVGLVVIGGIKRIGKVTGRLVPTMVVVYTVTVLYIIFSNSSEIIPAFKTIFADAFTGNAVLGGSLGAIIITGVRRAAFSNEAGLGTAPMAHGAAKTNEPIREGLVAMLGPIIDTIIVCTMTALAIIITNTWKVSSADGITLTAQAFDASIPVYGKYILATCVIFFSMSTMFAFPYYGVKCLGFVAGTKYQHIYNYLFVAVILLGAVANLRTIIGLIDIAFALMAFPTVITTMLLSPHVKRAAKDYFARLKVEKLNSK; from the coding sequence ATGTTTGAAAATATTGGTGAACTCATTATAAAAATCTCCGATGGTATTTGGGGAGCTCCTATTTTAATTTTGCTGCTTGGAGGCGGCTTTTACTTTTTGGTTTATTCGCGTTTGGCACCACTGCGTTACATTGGTCACGCCATTTCCATTTTAACAGGAAAATACGATGATCCGAACGAAGCTGGGCAACTCCGGCACTACCAGGCACTGTCTACTGCTCTTGCCGGAACAGTTGGAATGGGAAATGTTAGTGGGGTTGCCGTGGCCATTACCATGGGCGGACCGGGAGCTATTTTCTGGATGTGGGTGTCGGCATTGTTGGGAGTAAGTACCAAGTTTTTTACCTGCTCGCTGGCCGTTATGTTTCGAGGCAAAGACGATGCCGGCGAAATACAGGGAGGCCCCATGTATTACATTACCGAAGGATTGGGGAAAAACTGGAGACCGATTGCGGTATTCTTTGCCATAATGGCTATGATTGGCGTTTCACCACTTTTTCAAGCCAACCAGCTAACACAAATGGTGCGCGATGTAATTCTTGTTCCCAATGAAATTGAGGGATCTTTTATGTCTAACATTTTAACTGGCATAGTTATTTCTATTCTTGTGGGCCTGGTTGTTATTGGCGGAATTAAACGTATTGGGAAAGTTACCGGCCGCCTGGTACCAACCATGGTGGTGGTTTATACAGTAACCGTTTTATACATTATTTTTTCCAACTCTTCAGAAATTATTCCCGCATTTAAAACCATTTTTGCCGATGCATTTACCGGAAATGCCGTGCTGGGGGGATCGTTGGGAGCAATTATCATTACCGGTGTTCGTCGTGCAGCATTTTCAAACGAAGCAGGACTGGGAACTGCGCCAATGGCACACGGAGCCGCCAAAACCAACGAACCGATCCGTGAAGGGCTGGTGGCCATGTTGGGCCCAATTATCGATACTATAATTGTTTGTACAATGACAGCCCTGGCCATCATTATTACAAACACATGGAAAGTAAGTAGCGCCGATGGAATTACACTTACCGCACAGGCTTTTGATGCCAGCATTCCGGTTTACGGCAAATACATTCTGGCTACCTGCGTAATTTTCTTTTCCATGTCAACCATGTTTGCCTTTCCGTATTACGGTGTAAAGTGCCTTGGTTTTGTTGCCGGAACCAAATACCAGCACATTTACAACTACCTTTTTGTTGCCGTAATTTTACTGGGTGCCGTTGCCAATTTGCGTACGATCATTGGCCTAATCGACATCGCTTTTGCACTGATGGCTTTCCCTACTGTAATTACAACCATGTTACTTTCGCCACATGTAAAACGCGCAGCCAAAGATTATTTTGCACGGTTGAAAGTGGAAAAATTGAATAGCAAATAA
- a CDS encoding GntR family transcriptional regulator, whose protein sequence is MIDFKLDPKAGVPFYRQIIDQIKFGIATGKLNVGEQLPTVRALAVELKVNLNTVSKAYKELEIQNILETHLGSGTFIGDTDLTITPKQKHDKLHSICREFLTIASSYGFTNNDLIDELKNMKNHKKQ, encoded by the coding sequence ATGATAGATTTCAAATTAGATCCAAAAGCCGGCGTTCCATTTTACCGACAGATCATCGACCAGATAAAGTTCGGGATTGCAACCGGGAAACTAAACGTGGGAGAACAATTGCCAACAGTGCGTGCGCTTGCCGTTGAGTTGAAAGTAAATTTGAATACTGTTTCGAAGGCTTACAAAGAACTCGAAATCCAAAATATTCTTGAAACTCATCTAGGGTCAGGCACATTTATTGGCGACACCGATTTAACCATCACTCCCAAACAAAAGCACGACAAATTACACAGCATCTGCCGCGAATTCCTCACTATTGCCTCAAGCTACGGCTTTACCAACAACGACCTCATTGATGAGCTAAAAAATATGAAAAACCACAAAAAACAATAA